From Nitratidesulfovibrio vulgaris str. Hildenborough, a single genomic window includes:
- a CDS encoding sensor histidine kinase — MSSLTEQGRAITAQAAGYASVAERIGAKVSDYGSYGFSPRQTCALNVFFDLAQEFDSLEDLYSLAVLVLKQFFDLEAELYTLDPSGSLVRRSPDLGPTTATPPLPGELAEQPAFRDGEYRIPVRGRSAERSSLPVTPVGDALGMLVVHPRQPLTDHQILYLQKYANRVGFQLHNKLMFFKNREHIRFIRSLVHDIGHNVIVPNMYFKLLFRQLEGKIQSMSQVRETLLHGDCSSTNVLAEAMHQLGYLHERLEEQYSEIYRHFQQSSMFLETLLRQSHFDQGHYVLQKSHIDLLQRVVLPQVERFKGRLEEKGVKVCMPLYDDDTPRLVLADTGLISQVIANLLSNAVKYTRPDPDDESLTMCCRIVFVENAFGEGKPAVRVEVCTSGPPVDAADVPHLFEPDFRGRNTTGEYGTGHGLHFVREIVDLHGGHTGYHHDVCGNVFWFELPYSDPPS, encoded by the coding sequence ATGAGCAGCCTCACCGAACAGGGCCGCGCCATCACCGCACAGGCGGCAGGCTATGCCTCCGTCGCCGAACGTATCGGGGCCAAGGTCTCGGACTACGGCAGCTACGGTTTCAGCCCTCGCCAGACGTGCGCCCTCAATGTATTCTTCGACCTCGCCCAGGAATTCGACTCTCTCGAAGACCTCTACTCGTTGGCCGTACTGGTGCTCAAACAGTTCTTCGACCTTGAAGCCGAACTCTATACGCTCGACCCTTCAGGCAGTCTTGTCCGGCGCTCACCCGACCTCGGACCGACCACGGCGACACCTCCACTACCGGGTGAACTTGCAGAACAGCCCGCCTTCCGGGATGGCGAATACCGTATTCCTGTCAGGGGGCGCAGTGCAGAGAGGTCGAGCCTGCCCGTGACTCCGGTGGGCGATGCACTCGGGATGCTTGTCGTGCATCCGCGTCAGCCCCTCACCGACCACCAGATACTGTATCTGCAAAAGTATGCGAACAGGGTCGGCTTCCAGTTGCACAACAAGCTCATGTTCTTCAAGAACCGCGAGCACATTCGCTTCATACGCAGCCTTGTCCACGACATAGGGCACAATGTCATCGTGCCGAACATGTATTTCAAGCTTCTTTTCAGACAGCTTGAAGGCAAGATCCAGTCCATGTCACAGGTGCGTGAAACCTTGTTGCATGGAGACTGCTCCAGCACCAACGTCCTTGCCGAGGCGATGCATCAGCTCGGCTATCTCCATGAGCGCCTTGAAGAACAGTACAGTGAGATATACAGGCACTTCCAGCAGTCGAGCATGTTTCTCGAGACCCTGTTGCGACAGAGCCATTTCGATCAGGGGCACTATGTGCTCCAGAAGAGCCACATCGACCTGCTGCAACGCGTAGTGCTGCCGCAGGTCGAGCGCTTCAAGGGCAGACTCGAGGAGAAGGGCGTGAAGGTCTGCATGCCCCTCTACGACGATGACACACCGCGTCTGGTGCTTGCCGATACGGGGCTCATCAGTCAGGTCATCGCGAACCTGCTTTCCAACGCCGTCAAGTACACCCGCCCCGACCCGGATGACGAAAGCCTCACCATGTGCTGCCGTATCGTGTTCGTGGAGAATGCCTTCGGAGAGGGGAAACCCGCGGTACGCGTCGAGGTGTGCACAAGCGGACCGCCTGTCGATGCCGCCGACGTACCTCACCTCTTCGAACCCGACTTTCGTGGACGCAACACCACAGGCGAATACGGCACAGGACACGGGCTGCATTTCGTGCGCGAAATCGTCGACCTGCACGGCGGACATACGGGCTACCACCATGATGTCTGCGGTAACGTGTTCTGGTTCGAGCTCCCCTACAGCGACCCTCCGTCTTGA
- a CDS encoding tetratricopeptide repeat protein codes for MFLVTGVFVSVRHERTGTGTTARESVQRITWFGTLRDDGVALVMPLSDRMLPTGIIREVPEERFLEEFMPDQATYEEHFRETAESLRGRLQLASTLPTDLYPEERILLDALSALLHGRSAAKPVDADIPAVLELLAHGQEGRSAGAFQTRLSGAAVDYRRQGDYPRALLFYDRALTMQGQEDRLLFNVARVHYEMGELAEAETCLKRALESNPALEEAGRFLAFLQKTTLQPQAGDE; via the coding sequence ATGTTTCTGGTTACTGGCGTGTTCGTCTCTGTGCGGCACGAACGCACGGGTACGGGCACTACCGCGCGTGAGAGTGTCCAGCGGATTACGTGGTTCGGAACGCTACGGGATGACGGGGTGGCACTTGTCATGCCGCTTTCGGACAGGATGCTTCCCACGGGGATAATCCGTGAGGTTCCTGAAGAGCGATTCCTTGAAGAGTTCATGCCTGACCAGGCAACCTATGAAGAGCATTTCCGCGAGACTGCCGAGAGTCTGAGAGGGCGCCTTCAGCTGGCGTCGACACTGCCTACCGACCTGTATCCCGAAGAGCGCATCCTGCTTGACGCCCTCTCCGCACTGTTGCACGGGCGAAGTGCCGCGAAGCCGGTAGATGCGGATATACCCGCCGTGCTCGAATTGCTCGCGCACGGGCAGGAAGGACGCTCCGCAGGTGCGTTCCAGACCCGGCTGAGTGGGGCTGCGGTGGACTACAGACGGCAGGGAGACTATCCGCGGGCCCTGCTGTTCTACGACAGGGCGCTGACCATGCAGGGGCAGGAGGACAGGCTGCTCTTCAACGTCGCACGGGTGCACTACGAGATGGGCGAACTTGCCGAGGCCGAGACGTGTCTGAAGCGTGCCCTCGAAAGCAATCCGGCACTGGAAGAGGCCGGAAGGTTTCTGGCTTTCCTCCAGAAGACGACCCTGCAACCACAGGCGGGAGATGAATGA
- a CDS encoding PilZ domain-containing protein, giving the protein MMERRLAERLALDAPCFIEADTAKGRFPVMLCNVSPGGAMIGLPPGEEVMAVGDMLRLRAMPASLAPFSEGVSGRVMWCAGNRCGVQFDMPLPVTTEALRTLLLEMD; this is encoded by the coding sequence ATGATGGAACGCCGACTCGCCGAACGCCTCGCCCTTGATGCCCCATGCTTCATCGAAGCGGATACGGCAAAGGGGCGGTTTCCCGTGATGCTGTGCAACGTGAGTCCCGGCGGCGCCATGATAGGACTTCCTCCCGGAGAGGAGGTCATGGCGGTGGGTGACATGCTGCGCCTTCGGGCAATGCCCGCCAGTCTTGCCCCGTTCTCCGAAGGCGTTTCAGGGCGCGTGATGTGGTGTGCGGGCAACAGGTGCGGCGTGCAGTTCGACATGCCCCTTCCTGTCACCACGGAAGCATTGCGCACACTGCTGCTGGAGATGGACTGA
- a CDS encoding aminopeptidase encodes MFDQTTLERYAAVLLWGLERGRGHPYRKSDFVLVRFDLPALPLAEEICARLHERGQIPVPRMAHTPRMEHDFYTLANNKRLTTLIPGERELQNRLNGTISLLAPQSLSHLASVPAENIALAQRARAPLTAIARTREQMGTYGWTLCLWPTPALAGWAGMNVEAYAKEIARACHLGEADPVARWRRIAKEAEALRTALDALGDVVLHVESDDGTDLRLSVGQQRRWAGVTGRNIPSFELYVSPDWRTVEGSYVADLPSFRSGNITSGIRLTFRKGVVTALAAEKGEAFAAGQTSIDAGAARVGEFALVDKRFSPIGRFMANTLFDENHGGENGSMHIALGQSYANTFAGAAPDFDEATRERLGFNTSTLHWDMVATTPRRVTAHLHGGKRTTIYEDGMFRIL; translated from the coding sequence ATGTTCGACCAGACGACCCTCGAACGCTATGCGGCCGTCCTGTTGTGGGGCCTGGAACGAGGACGCGGTCACCCGTACCGCAAAAGCGATTTCGTGCTCGTACGCTTCGACCTGCCAGCCCTGCCTCTGGCCGAGGAGATATGCGCCCGCCTGCACGAACGCGGGCAGATACCCGTGCCGCGCATGGCCCATACGCCACGCATGGAGCATGATTTCTACACGCTAGCCAACAACAAGCGCCTCACGACCCTCATTCCCGGCGAACGCGAACTCCAGAACAGGCTCAACGGCACCATCTCACTGCTTGCCCCCCAGTCGCTGTCGCATCTTGCCTCCGTGCCCGCCGAGAACATCGCCCTCGCGCAACGCGCCCGCGCCCCGCTGACGGCCATCGCACGCACCCGCGAACAGATGGGGACCTACGGGTGGACGCTCTGCCTGTGGCCCACACCAGCCCTTGCCGGATGGGCGGGGATGAATGTGGAGGCGTACGCCAAGGAGATCGCGCGCGCCTGCCATCTTGGAGAGGCCGACCCCGTGGCGCGCTGGCGACGGATAGCCAAAGAGGCCGAAGCGTTGCGCACAGCACTCGACGCCCTCGGCGACGTCGTCCTGCATGTCGAGTCCGATGACGGAACAGACCTCCGTCTATCGGTGGGCCAGCAACGACGCTGGGCCGGGGTGACCGGACGCAACATCCCCAGTTTCGAACTCTATGTCTCGCCGGACTGGCGCACTGTTGAAGGCTCGTATGTGGCCGACCTTCCGTCGTTCCGCTCCGGCAACATCACCTCCGGCATACGACTCACGTTCAGGAAGGGTGTGGTCACCGCACTCGCAGCCGAAAAAGGGGAGGCGTTCGCCGCCGGGCAGACCAGCATCGACGCGGGCGCTGCACGCGTGGGCGAATTCGCCCTTGTGGACAAGCGCTTTTCGCCCATCGGCAGATTCATGGCCAATACGCTTTTCGACGAGAATCATGGCGGCGAGAACGGGTCGATGCACATCGCCCTCGGGCAGTCCTATGCCAACACCTTTGCCGGTGCGGCCCCGGACTTCGATGAAGCAACACGTGAACGTCTCGGCTTCAACACCTCGACACTGCACTGGGACATGGTCGCCACAACCCCCAGAAGGGTGACAGCGCACCTGCATGGCGGCAAGCGGACGACCATCTACGAGGATGGCATGTTCCGCATTCTGTAA
- a CDS encoding tetratricopeptide repeat protein produces MNASGRSASPAVPTPSKRSGHAARRTGFPSCTMCTTVHDRRLPGRGLTPMTLDAAPHLHPAVLSPRPQPGRHRRDLHQSSRAFVLLTCIVATLALMLSLPAGLQAAEATVIVPFGGGILRDDAQTVAAAAARIEALRLSTASLGRDSAALFSAETPARLLSLTAATFEAHTTATSVVGYPPEVEVAVNIRTTPRGGDAATALRAALRAPEKLELREGILLHTRENLLEARQLALDAARHRQKAGTESESPYDRRFAALARTLRSLDTLERALSYLDGVWRHPIILAADMRQVVEASPEMPLGWTFLGEALLQLDRPQDAVEALDRALALPDAPVRARLARGIANLRLDLTALAVDDLSRVLREAPRLAPAWRARGAARMMRREYGPMCEDFIQACNLGDCEGLASARDAGHCLAPARPQTVKADD; encoded by the coding sequence ATGAACGCTTCAGGACGGTCGGCATCGCCCGCGGTGCCGACCCCCTCGAAGCGCAGCGGCCACGCCGCGCGGCGCACCGGCTTCCCTTCCTGCACCATGTGCACGACGGTGCATGACAGGAGACTGCCCGGTCGCGGCCTCACTCCCATGACTCTCGACGCCGCCCCCCACCTTCACCCTGCGGTTCTCTCGCCCCGTCCCCAACCCGGAAGGCATCGCCGCGACCTCCACCAGTCCTCCCGGGCCTTCGTCCTCTTGACTTGCATCGTTGCCACACTGGCGCTCATGCTGAGTCTGCCCGCAGGTCTTCAGGCCGCGGAAGCCACCGTCATCGTCCCCTTCGGTGGCGGTATCTTGCGCGACGACGCCCAGACCGTCGCAGCCGCAGCCGCCCGTATCGAGGCGTTGCGCCTTTCCACGGCATCCCTCGGAAGGGACTCCGCAGCCCTCTTTTCAGCCGAGACGCCCGCCCGACTTCTGTCTCTCACGGCGGCGACCTTCGAAGCGCACACCACGGCCACGAGTGTCGTCGGCTACCCGCCAGAAGTCGAGGTCGCCGTCAACATCCGCACCACCCCTCGCGGAGGAGATGCCGCGACGGCCCTGCGGGCGGCCCTCCGCGCGCCGGAGAAGCTCGAACTCAGAGAAGGCATCCTGTTGCATACACGTGAGAACCTTCTTGAAGCGAGGCAGCTTGCCCTCGATGCCGCACGACATCGCCAGAAGGCAGGCACGGAATCGGAAAGCCCCTATGACAGGAGGTTCGCCGCCCTCGCAAGGACATTGCGCAGTCTCGACACCCTTGAACGTGCGCTGTCCTATCTTGATGGTGTATGGAGACACCCCATCATCCTTGCAGCCGACATGCGTCAGGTGGTCGAGGCCTCCCCGGAGATGCCCCTCGGCTGGACGTTCCTCGGTGAAGCACTCCTGCAACTGGACAGGCCCCAGGACGCCGTCGAAGCCCTCGACAGGGCACTGGCGTTGCCCGACGCCCCCGTACGGGCGCGACTGGCAAGGGGCATCGCCAACCTCAGACTCGACCTCACCGCGCTCGCAGTGGATGACCTTTCGCGTGTCCTGCGGGAAGCACCGCGGCTTGCGCCTGCGTGGCGCGCCCGTGGTGCGGCACGCATGATGCGCCGTGAATACGGGCCCATGTGCGAAGACTTCATACAGGCATGCAACCTTGGCGATTGCGAAGGGCTGGCATCCGCACGAGATGCGGGCCACTGTCTGGCCCCTGCCCGCCCGCAAACCGTCAAGGCAGACGACTGA
- a CDS encoding lipoprotein codes for MLTIRNLRPIVAALVATMAMLTLSACAPGNTVRLLYAPPDASILPMPNAPRVAVVMFEDKRSTMQIGERRDGSSFVASAPVADWVARNLADELTRQGLQVSYATTLDHARTGNPDFIVTGIVNDVTLREVKTTDFTSQMSLGITLSGRKGRIFSETLSSSQSRQVIPAPDVAEKLLSDTLREVIQPAARKISSAVQ; via the coding sequence ATGCTCACTATCCGCAATCTCCGCCCCATTGTCGCGGCACTTGTCGCCACAATGGCCATGCTGACCCTTTCGGCCTGTGCCCCCGGCAACACCGTGCGTCTGCTCTACGCACCGCCGGACGCCAGCATCCTGCCCATGCCCAACGCCCCGCGCGTGGCCGTGGTCATGTTCGAAGACAAGCGCAGCACCATGCAGATAGGCGAGCGCCGTGACGGCTCTTCGTTCGTCGCTTCCGCCCCCGTGGCCGACTGGGTCGCCCGCAACCTCGCCGACGAACTCACCCGTCAGGGGCTTCAGGTTTCGTACGCCACCACCCTCGACCATGCCCGTACCGGCAACCCCGACTTCATCGTCACCGGCATCGTCAACGACGTCACGCTGCGCGAAGTGAAGACCACCGACTTCACCTCGCAGATGAGCCTCGGCATCACGCTCTCCGGACGCAAGGGCCGCATCTTCAGCGAGACGCTGAGCAGCAGCCAGAGCCGTCAGGTCATTCCCGCTCCCGACGTGGCCGAGAAGCTCCTTTCCGACACGTTGCGCGAAGTCATCCAGCCCGCCGCCCGCAAGATCAGCAGCGCGGTGCAATAG
- a CDS encoding AraC family transcriptional regulator, with protein MNVRIEDMPDLRVACIHAPGPYATAAPQAWQELSAWMGHNQMLTFETLFVGVLGDTPCGLASESTGYDAGVSVPQHIEADGYVSVRIIAGGPCATIVHKGPHKTLAEVWASLYWEWLPASGRITREAPCVEVYLNAPDSTPDHELLTRLHLPLSPI; from the coding sequence ATGAACGTCCGCATCGAAGACATGCCCGACCTGCGGGTCGCCTGCATCCACGCACCGGGGCCGTATGCCACGGCCGCGCCGCAAGCGTGGCAGGAGTTGTCCGCGTGGATGGGCCACAACCAGATGCTCACCTTCGAGACCCTCTTCGTGGGGGTCCTTGGTGACACGCCGTGCGGACTCGCCTCAGAGTCCACGGGGTATGACGCCGGAGTAAGTGTACCACAGCACATCGAAGCCGACGGGTATGTGTCCGTACGCATCATCGCCGGAGGACCCTGTGCCACCATCGTCCACAAGGGCCCGCACAAGACCCTTGCGGAGGTTTGGGCGTCACTGTATTGGGAATGGTTGCCCGCCAGCGGACGCATCACGAGAGAGGCCCCGTGTGTGGAGGTCTACCTCAACGCACCCGACTCCACACCCGACCACGAATTGCTGACACGGCTGCACCTGCCGCTGTCCCCCATCTGA
- a CDS encoding GGDEF domain-containing protein, whose product MTIHARRSLPGLGVRGRIAIIYVALGILPAVAALVLLHDKGPRAAETGLALFAGGLLVFMGPCVALLSRWVVLRDVREVNAFCRMLRQGRCEVAFTLPPEREDEEELLRLKRDLNWMAHVVSRREGELLCSLSETLRSRERYRREATTDALTGVATRGHMECVGQALASSSLPFALLLFDLDGFKGVNDTQGHDAGDAVLRALGDVLRSSCRQQDVPFRLGGDEFGVLCRGMDTEEALRLAHRLRRLFAEKRTGTTMSVGVVAVQERKTCEPGLLEKVFKAADTALYAVKRCGGDGVHAGEVAWTSEKTAS is encoded by the coding sequence ATGACAATCCATGCCAGACGCTCTCTGCCGGGACTCGGCGTCAGGGGACGCATCGCCATCATCTACGTCGCACTGGGCATCCTGCCAGCGGTCGCCGCGCTGGTGCTGCTGCATGACAAGGGGCCCCGTGCCGCTGAAACGGGGCTCGCCCTCTTTGCGGGGGGGCTGCTGGTCTTCATGGGGCCATGCGTCGCGTTGCTTTCGCGATGGGTCGTGTTGCGAGATGTGCGCGAGGTGAACGCCTTCTGCCGTATGCTGCGCCAGGGGCGGTGCGAGGTGGCGTTCACGTTGCCGCCCGAGAGGGAGGATGAAGAGGAATTGCTGCGCCTCAAACGCGACCTCAACTGGATGGCGCATGTCGTGTCACGTCGTGAGGGTGAGCTTCTGTGCAGCCTTTCCGAAACGCTACGCAGCCGCGAACGGTACAGGCGTGAAGCCACGACGGATGCCCTGACCGGGGTTGCCACGAGGGGGCATATGGAATGCGTGGGGCAGGCGCTTGCATCGAGCAGTCTGCCATTCGCACTGCTGTTGTTCGACCTCGACGGGTTCAAGGGGGTCAACGATACCCAAGGGCACGATGCGGGCGATGCTGTGTTGCGTGCACTGGGCGATGTGCTGCGTTCGTCGTGTCGCCAGCAGGATGTGCCGTTCCGTCTCGGGGGGGATGAGTTCGGTGTGCTGTGCCGTGGCATGGACACCGAAGAGGCTCTCCGCCTGGCTCACAGGTTGCGGCGTCTGTTCGCAGAGAAGCGCACAGGCACGACCATGAGCGTTGGTGTGGTCGCCGTGCAAGAGCGAAAGACGTGTGAACCCGGATTGTTGGAGAAGGTGTTCAAGGCCGCCGACACGGCTCTGTATGCTGTGAAGCGATGCGGTGGCGATGGCGTACATGCCGGAGAGGTGGCGTGGACGAGTGAAAAAACGGCGTCATGA
- a CDS encoding HU family DNA-binding protein, giving the protein MTGFARLAQLTRAASSVKRTARNIVPKAAKHVLPEKQTEISMTKAELVEKIHAKAGLATKAQAESALDATIAVLADAMAAGESVTFTGFGSFKVADRAARKGRNPRTGEEIVIPAGKVVKFTPGKLLKDAVK; this is encoded by the coding sequence ATGACTGGCTTTGCACGGCTTGCCCAGTTGACAAGGGCTGCAAGCTCTGTAAAACGGACTGCGCGTAACATCGTACCCAAGGCCGCAAAGCATGTGCTGCCTGAGAAACAGACGGAGATATCCATGACCAAAGCTGAACTTGTTGAGAAGATCCACGCGAAGGCCGGTCTGGCCACCAAGGCTCAGGCCGAGAGCGCTCTTGACGCCACCATCGCCGTCCTCGCCGACGCCATGGCTGCCGGTGAGTCCGTGACCTTCACCGGTTTCGGCAGCTTCAAGGTTGCCGACCGCGCCGCCCGCAAGGGTCGCAACCCCCGCACCGGCGAAGAGATTGTCATCCCCGCTGGCAAGGTGGTCAAGTTCACCCCCGGCAAGCTGCTCAAGGACGCCGTGAAGTAG
- a CDS encoding helix-hairpin-helix domain-containing protein — translation MRRLRDLRSVGPATVRDLARLGIHDVDALARHEATALYERLGQLDGAPHDPCVLDVLRCAVAQAQDPALPAVQRDWFWWSRLRKSGKP, via the coding sequence ATGCGTAGACTGCGCGACCTCCGGTCTGTGGGCCCTGCTACGGTGCGCGACCTCGCGCGACTGGGAATCCATGACGTGGATGCCCTGGCGCGGCATGAGGCGACAGCGCTCTATGAGAGACTCGGCCAGTTGGACGGCGCCCCGCATGACCCGTGCGTTCTCGACGTGTTGCGGTGCGCTGTTGCACAGGCGCAAGACCCGGCACTCCCGGCCGTCCAGCGAGACTGGTTCTGGTGGTCGCGTCTGCGCAAAAGCGGGAAGCCATGA
- a CDS encoding glycerate kinase type-2 family protein: protein MTPEQRSVLNDIIGAALGAVAPDRAVHRHVRRNDETLYIGDVPYDLAGYERILVVGAGKGAAPMAHALEGVLGDRLDGGLVIVKYGHTMPLRRVRLREAAHPVPDAAGERAAHDVLDLVAQTTERDLVLCVLTGGASALTPALCDGISLDDMRTATRLLLECGATIHEVNALRKHVSAFGGGNLARRAAPARTASLIISDVVGDDLDVIASGPTAPDASTYADCHGIVTRYGIGTRLPASIRRRLEDGLAGHAPETPKPGDPLFDHVQNRLVATNRQALEAAATAARARGYIPRILTDSMTGEARHKASELVDEAFRTADTFVCAEGPCCLLAGGETTVTLRGDGTGGRNQEMALAAAIALDGADHIAMLCLGTDGSDGPTDAAGGFASGLTLRTARERGLDPHRHLDDNNAYPFLEGTGCLLRTGPTLTNVMDITAVLVDAPHTMPMRPDGDA from the coding sequence ATGACCCCCGAACAACGTAGTGTCCTCAATGACATCATCGGTGCCGCCCTCGGTGCCGTGGCCCCGGACAGGGCCGTACACCGCCACGTCCGCCGCAATGACGAGACCCTCTACATCGGCGATGTCCCCTACGACCTCGCAGGGTACGAGCGTATCCTCGTGGTCGGGGCGGGCAAAGGGGCGGCCCCCATGGCCCATGCCCTCGAAGGCGTGCTAGGGGACAGGCTCGATGGTGGACTCGTCATCGTCAAATACGGTCACACCATGCCTCTGCGCCGCGTCAGGCTTCGCGAAGCCGCACACCCCGTGCCCGATGCCGCCGGAGAACGCGCCGCCCACGACGTACTCGACCTCGTGGCGCAGACGACAGAACGCGACCTCGTCCTCTGCGTCCTCACCGGGGGGGCAAGTGCTCTCACTCCGGCACTGTGCGACGGGATATCGCTCGACGACATGCGCACGGCGACACGCCTCCTTCTGGAATGCGGAGCCACCATCCACGAGGTGAACGCCCTTCGCAAGCACGTCTCGGCCTTCGGCGGCGGCAATCTCGCACGCCGCGCCGCCCCCGCACGCACTGCCTCTCTCATCATCTCCGACGTCGTGGGCGACGACCTCGATGTCATCGCCTCCGGCCCCACCGCCCCTGACGCCAGCACCTATGCCGACTGCCACGGCATCGTCACACGGTACGGCATCGGCACGCGCCTGCCCGCCAGCATACGCCGCCGCCTTGAGGACGGACTCGCCGGGCACGCCCCCGAGACCCCCAAACCGGGCGACCCGCTTTTCGACCACGTGCAGAACAGGCTCGTCGCAACCAACCGGCAGGCGCTTGAAGCGGCAGCCACCGCGGCACGTGCCCGCGGCTACATCCCGCGCATCCTCACCGACTCCATGACCGGCGAAGCGCGCCATAAGGCCAGCGAACTCGTCGACGAGGCGTTCCGAACCGCCGACACCTTCGTGTGCGCCGAAGGCCCATGCTGCCTTCTCGCCGGAGGCGAGACCACCGTCACCCTGCGCGGAGACGGAACGGGTGGACGCAATCAGGAGATGGCCCTCGCCGCCGCCATCGCCCTCGACGGCGCCGACCATATCGCCATGCTCTGCCTCGGCACCGACGGCAGCGACGGCCCCACCGACGCGGCTGGGGGCTTCGCATCGGGGCTCACACTCCGCACGGCCCGCGAACGCGGACTCGACCCGCACCGCCACCTTGACGACAACAACGCCTACCCCTTTCTCGAAGGCACGGGATGCCTGCTTCGCACAGGCCCGACACTGACCAACGTCATGGACATCACCGCCGTCCTCGTTGATGCGCCCCATACCATGCCGATGAGGCCCGACGGCGATGCGTAG
- a CDS encoding BON domain-containing protein — translation MNRLFNLVLAAALLLSLAGCAVYSVPHDERSVGTIVDDSVIVSDIKADLVGMDGSDGLATKVYSFGGRVYLVGEPSVSFRDKAVRAARQVKGVRSVTPHWFAPGTGRTMDDTVVATRVRTNLIAEKALSSTQIELEVYGGHVVLMGMVRAAADVDRAVRVTRATQGVRGVSSYLIP, via the coding sequence ATGAACAGACTCTTCAATCTGGTACTGGCTGCGGCCCTGCTGCTGTCATTGGCGGGGTGCGCCGTGTATTCCGTGCCGCATGACGAGCGCAGTGTCGGCACCATCGTGGATGACAGCGTCATCGTCTCGGACATCAAGGCCGACCTCGTCGGCATGGACGGCAGTGACGGTCTGGCGACCAAGGTCTATAGCTTCGGCGGGCGCGTCTACCTCGTGGGTGAGCCCAGCGTCTCTTTCCGCGACAAGGCCGTTCGCGCCGCGCGGCAGGTCAAGGGGGTACGCTCCGTGACGCCGCACTGGTTCGCGCCGGGAACGGGGCGTACCATGGATGACACGGTGGTCGCTACGCGCGTGCGTACCAATCTCATCGCCGAAAAGGCCCTCAGTTCGACGCAGATAGAACTGGAGGTATACGGTGGCCATGTGGTGCTGATGGGCATGGTGCGGGCCGCTGCCGACGTGGACCGGGCAGTGCGGGTGACCCGCGCCACGCAGGGTGTCCGTGGCGTGTCGTCATACCTCATCCCCTAG